From a region of the Pontibacillus yanchengensis genome:
- a CDS encoding O-antigen ligase family protein encodes MAGKHSLTFYLVLLHIIIMPLVPAKIYAGPLPISAEVILIPALTVVAIAEYMTGRIRLNSLGLKTFMTLFGIFFLIQVISLSQADSLLPGLKEIVRYVSYAILFYIVTKVKFSDREYKTMGITFVSILAVVGVWGIIQYAFDINLNKAGVYALEEAYGRVQSTMVNPNYWAGFINFILPILLLFAVVFFKDRKWQLIMFAVFGVYVINQIFTYTRSAWLIMAMAILLTSLLIPKQFYKKLFTIHLIGATLLLGVIVYSLPDVQERTTSAMYVVQSFIPSFSGGGNGGATDGDGEVDEEKEKDKALSGKAVTSRTTLWKTGLVMYQENPTLGVGIGNYDVRYKEYVTKYPELYVGHDQYSVHNSYLKVAAETGTIGVLSFLAIYLYYFLFLGKQFLFRREDLAKKVLLIGLFVGTGTFMGQNLANNLIFIPQVNVIFWLVSGLIFNYVHSAGKIVES; translated from the coding sequence ATGGCAGGTAAACATTCATTGACATTTTACTTGGTCTTATTGCATATCATCATTATGCCGCTTGTACCGGCAAAGATTTATGCAGGACCACTACCGATCTCAGCAGAGGTCATCTTAATTCCAGCCTTAACGGTCGTAGCGATTGCGGAATACATGACAGGAAGAATACGTCTCAACAGCTTAGGGTTGAAAACATTCATGACCCTATTCGGCATCTTTTTCCTTATCCAAGTGATTTCCTTATCACAGGCAGATTCGCTCTTACCTGGCTTAAAGGAAATTGTGCGGTATGTATCGTATGCAATTCTTTTTTACATCGTTACGAAGGTTAAGTTCTCCGACCGCGAATACAAGACAATGGGCATTACGTTTGTCAGTATTTTAGCTGTCGTCGGAGTTTGGGGTATTATCCAATATGCCTTTGACATCAATCTGAACAAAGCCGGTGTGTATGCATTAGAAGAAGCATATGGCCGTGTTCAATCCACCATGGTCAACCCAAACTACTGGGCTGGGTTTATTAATTTCATTTTGCCAATCTTACTATTATTCGCAGTAGTCTTTTTCAAGGACCGTAAATGGCAATTGATTATGTTTGCAGTATTTGGCGTGTATGTCATCAATCAAATCTTTACATACACAAGATCTGCCTGGTTGATCATGGCAATGGCGATTCTCTTAACGTCGTTGCTCATTCCAAAACAATTTTATAAGAAGTTGTTCACCATCCATCTAATTGGGGCGACACTGCTACTCGGTGTCATTGTCTACAGTTTACCTGATGTCCAAGAACGAACGACATCGGCTATGTATGTGGTGCAATCCTTTATCCCATCCTTTAGTGGTGGAGGTAATGGAGGCGCTACAGACGGTGACGGTGAAGTGGATGAAGAAAAGGAAAAGGATAAAGCACTCTCAGGTAAAGCTGTTACATCGAGAACAACGCTTTGGAAAACAGGCTTGGTCATGTATCAGGAGAATCCTACGCTTGGTGTCGGCATCGGTAACTATGACGTCCGCTACAAGGAATATGTAACCAAATATCCTGAGCTATACGTCGGTCACGATCAATACTCTGTACACAACTCGTATTTGAAAGTGGCAGCCGAAACAGGAACGATTGGCGTATTAAGCTTTCTAGCCATTTACCTCTATTACTTCTTATTCTTAGGGAAACAGTTCCTATTTCGTAGAGAGGATTTAGCCAAGAAGGTACTGCTTATCGGTCTATTCGTAGGCACAGGAACGTTTATGGGGCAAAATTTAGCAAACAATCTCATTTTCATCCCACAGGTAAATGTCATCTTCTGGCTCGTTTCTGGATTAATATTCAATTACGTCCACTCTGCTGGGAAAATTGTCGAATCCTGA
- a CDS encoding S-layer homology domain-containing protein — protein sequence MAFQPKSYRKFMVASASAALVGTAVAPAVSAATAAEDFTDVSEDTRHYEHINALYDMGVVSGYGDGTFGPDNNLKRSEAAEMVFTARGLNANADATMTFEDVPPRIEEEIATLYQEEIFDGYSEVKFGPDMELNRAEMAKIVIEAFDLQKEDGEYEDAPFSDLKDTKLYPYINAVYALDIADGYEDGEFGVHDNILRKDFSKMLHNAWKIWNEDAELTVSEVGQVKDPLNSGVYAVEIKRDALQEATLEGEVTTETEVSLDVDGETVELSYNEDRDSFRNQDITGYTMEELNNAVVDYEPEMEIGKGIEVGTVAEVEGQVVDIGVASLKGVQISLENLQSAEDTVTTESDVSLMVDGETVELEYLEDEDTFRNAQISGYTEDQLAEATVVVK from the coding sequence ATGGCATTTCAACCAAAGTCTTATCGCAAATTTATGGTTGCATCTGCTTCCGCAGCGCTAGTAGGTACAGCGGTTGCTCCAGCAGTTTCCGCAGCAACAGCAGCTGAGGATTTCACAGATGTTTCCGAGGACACACGTCATTATGAACACATTAACGCACTATACGATATGGGAGTTGTTTCCGGTTACGGTGATGGCACATTCGGACCAGACAACAACCTTAAGCGTAGTGAAGCGGCAGAAATGGTCTTCACTGCACGTGGTCTAAATGCAAACGCAGACGCAACAATGACATTCGAAGATGTTCCTCCACGTATCGAGGAAGAAATTGCAACACTATATCAAGAAGAAATCTTTGACGGTTATTCTGAAGTGAAGTTTGGTCCAGACATGGAACTAAACCGCGCAGAAATGGCGAAAATCGTAATCGAAGCTTTCGATCTTCAGAAGGAAGATGGAGAATACGAAGACGCACCATTCTCTGACCTTAAAGACACAAAGCTTTACCCATATATTAACGCAGTATATGCACTAGACATTGCTGACGGTTACGAAGATGGCGAATTTGGTGTTCATGACAACATCCTTCGTAAAGACTTCTCTAAGATGCTTCACAATGCATGGAAGATCTGGAACGAAGATGCTGAATTGACAGTAAGTGAAGTCGGTCAGGTTAAAGACCCACTTAACTCTGGCGTTTATGCAGTAGAAATCAAGCGTGACGCTCTTCAAGAGGCAACTCTAGAAGGCGAAGTTACTACTGAAACAGAAGTATCTCTAGACGTTGACGGTGAAACAGTTGAGCTTTCTTACAATGAAGATCGCGACTCTTTCCGTAACCAAGATATCACTGGTTATACTATGGAAGAACTTAATAATGCAGTAGTAGATTACGAGCCTGAAATGGAAATAGGTAAAGGTATTGAGGTAGGAACTGTAGCAGAAGTTGAAGGACAAGTTGTTGATATCGGAGTAGCTAGCCTAAAAGGCGTACAGATTTCACTTGAAAATCTACAAAGCGCTGAAGATACAGTTACAACTGAATCTGACGTTTCTCTAATGGTTGACGGAGAAACAGTTGAACTTGAGTATTTAGAAGATGAAGATACTTTCCGTAACGCTCAAATTTCAGGTTACACTGAAGATCAACTTGCTGAAGCAACTGTTGTAGTAAAGTAA
- a CDS encoding SwmB domain-containing protein, with translation MNKSPFKVMTTAALASAVAVPAVVAGAAAPAEAAEVEIQHIAIEDSEGTVWTITMEELADAQFEGDGEVYDLLQDGEIVGVSVEEGEFVSYTALVNAVFDSEDDRTSLEILADISDDEEALVPQDQVDEYKDFGEPVTPMVESVSAINLKQVSFEYSGDVDMDALVDSENYTLEDVEGNNLDSSVDNVEVNEDEQTVTLTLDTNVDNQTDAVLTVDSDVTGEEVESELTFFDTTVPSVEGGSVIGSDTLKVQFSEPLAVKDISEDDEAAEWVLDNEDETSVKEAFEVTGDGSYYISDVTFQKNNTEAQVTLYSDIDEDTIEVSVDSMLEDYAGYSVTEETLELDMVEDEEAPELVDYKNATPNSVTLVFNEDIKVDDSDLEDLENFYHTNSNNTVVETPEVDGNELTLTFANGEDADEDNPLPEGTAYIYVDGEIISDFFNNEVDSQLRTQIDVDVDEVAPELTEVDASEEEINLTFSEDVSAEEEDFMVLDENGEEDDVINGITVEGDEVTIETDELQGDYALVVDGVEDLSVNEIEKVTKEFFVADEDAPDLEEDADATFYEDEDNEEHVLVVNYPEAMAVDGEYSVTDLNKYVLDDEDLADVEGASVKAINDNTAVEITIPDENWDGSVSYSGDADLQIGRVEDLAGNKTALSSDVEVNAESSVEVKDVYASDNYTVVAELGDRLDTFEEDDFAFTGADASDLSLDKVSTDINDDGNTVITWEFDEANAIPSDVEALDLEVNGEASENVYGESVNNDTFNVDDHISPEVVDEDDNEIFEAGSNEITITFDEALNIPSENGDLAATDLVLTDDDGDLEPGTDYTVSTASDDLVIELDEDYNYEGTIDVKTDEGSVAYIVDGADEPNTIANFEIDDVEVDTTSE, from the coding sequence ATGAATAAAAGCCCATTTAAGGTAATGACAACAGCGGCTCTAGCATCTGCAGTTGCAGTACCAGCAGTAGTAGCAGGAGCAGCAGCACCAGCGGAAGCAGCAGAGGTAGAAATCCAGCATATCGCAATCGAAGATTCTGAGGGTACAGTTTGGACCATCACGATGGAAGAACTAGCAGACGCTCAATTCGAAGGTGATGGTGAAGTTTACGACCTTCTACAAGACGGTGAAATCGTTGGTGTTTCTGTTGAAGAAGGCGAATTCGTATCTTACACTGCACTAGTTAACGCAGTATTCGATTCTGAAGACGACAGAACTTCTCTAGAAATCCTAGCTGACATCAGCGACGACGAAGAAGCTCTTGTACCTCAAGATCAAGTAGATGAGTATAAAGATTTCGGTGAACCTGTAACTCCAATGGTTGAGTCTGTAAGTGCGATTAACCTTAAACAAGTTAGCTTTGAATACTCTGGTGACGTAGATATGGACGCACTTGTAGATTCAGAAAATTATACTCTTGAAGATGTAGAAGGTAACAACTTAGATTCTTCAGTAGATAATGTTGAAGTTAACGAAGATGAACAAACAGTAACACTAACATTAGATACTAATGTCGATAACCAAACAGATGCTGTTTTAACTGTAGATTCTGATGTAACTGGAGAAGAAGTAGAATCAGAACTTACTTTCTTTGATACTACTGTACCATCAGTTGAAGGTGGATCAGTTATTGGAAGTGACACTCTTAAAGTTCAATTTAGTGAACCACTAGCAGTTAAGGATATTAGTGAAGATGACGAAGCTGCTGAATGGGTCCTAGATAATGAAGATGAGACTTCAGTTAAAGAAGCATTTGAAGTTACAGGTGATGGTTCATATTATATTAGTGATGTAACTTTCCAAAAGAACAATACAGAAGCGCAAGTAACACTATATTCTGATATCGATGAAGATACAATTGAAGTATCGGTAGACAGCATGTTAGAAGACTATGCTGGTTATAGCGTAACTGAGGAAACGTTAGAACTTGACATGGTAGAAGACGAAGAAGCACCAGAATTAGTCGACTACAAAAATGCAACTCCGAATAGTGTAACATTGGTCTTCAATGAGGACATTAAAGTAGATGACTCTGATCTAGAAGATTTAGAAAACTTCTATCACACAAATAGCAACAACACAGTTGTTGAAACTCCAGAGGTTGATGGGAATGAGCTAACATTAACTTTTGCTAATGGTGAAGATGCAGATGAAGATAATCCATTACCAGAAGGTACAGCGTATATTTATGTTGATGGAGAAATCATCAGTGACTTCTTTAACAATGAAGTTGATAGTCAGTTAAGAACTCAAATCGACGTAGATGTTGATGAAGTTGCACCAGAATTAACTGAAGTTGATGCTAGTGAAGAAGAAATTAACCTTACATTCTCTGAAGATGTAAGTGCTGAAGAAGAAGACTTTATGGTTCTTGATGAAAATGGAGAAGAAGATGATGTTATCAATGGTATCACTGTTGAAGGAGACGAGGTTACTATTGAAACAGATGAACTTCAAGGTGACTATGCACTAGTCGTTGATGGAGTTGAAGACTTATCAGTTAACGAAATCGAAAAAGTTACTAAAGAATTCTTCGTAGCTGATGAAGATGCTCCAGATTTAGAAGAGGATGCAGACGCAACTTTCTATGAAGATGAGGATAACGAAGAGCATGTGCTAGTGGTTAATTATCCAGAAGCAATGGCAGTGGATGGAGAATATTCAGTAACAGACTTAAATAAGTATGTATTGGATGACGAAGACCTTGCTGATGTAGAAGGTGCATCTGTAAAAGCTATCAATGATAACACAGCAGTCGAAATCACTATTCCTGACGAAAACTGGGATGGTTCAGTATCATACAGCGGTGATGCAGATCTACAAATTGGACGTGTAGAAGATCTTGCTGGTAATAAAACAGCTCTAAGTTCAGATGTTGAAGTTAATGCTGAATCATCTGTGGAAGTTAAAGATGTTTATGCCTCTGATAACTACACAGTAGTTGCAGAACTTGGCGATCGTTTAGATACGTTCGAAGAAGACGATTTTGCATTCACAGGTGCTGATGCTAGTGACTTATCACTAGATAAAGTAAGCACTGATATCAATGATGATGGAAATACAGTTATTACTTGGGAATTTGATGAGGCAAATGCGATTCCTTCAGATGTAGAGGCATTAGACCTTGAAGTTAATGGTGAAGCTTCTGAAAACGTTTATGGAGAATCTGTTAATAATGACACGTTTAATGTAGATGATCATATTTCTCCAGAAGTAGTAGATGAAGATGACAATGAAATATTCGAAGCGGGATCTAACGAGATTACTATTACATTTGATGAAGCATTAAATATTCCATCTGAAAATGGAGATTTAGCTGCTACTGACCTTGTTCTAACAGATGATGATGGAGACCTAGAGCCAGGTACTGATTATACAGTTTCTACTGCCTCCGATGATTTAGTAATCGAATTAGATGAAGATTACAACTATGAAGGTACAATTGATGTTAAAACTGATGAAGGTTCTGTAGCTTATATCGTTGATGGAGCTGATGAGCCAAACACAATTGCTAACTTTGAAATTGATGATGTAGAGGTTGACACTACTTCTGAATAA
- a CDS encoding DnaA N-terminal domain-containing protein: MNSKELWDEVLKMMKEEVPRASFKTWLDNTEATIQNDVLIVTARDGFSADWLKVRFKDLISEKVKEITNQDYTIEIKCEGNTSYYEETFKHLIDSSLRDTNDGEKKKSNEEHINRLYELIEEQQLDIRLLKRLVLELMSK, encoded by the coding sequence ATGAATAGCAAGGAATTATGGGATGAAGTTCTAAAGATGATGAAAGAAGAGGTTCCAAGAGCTTCTTTTAAGACTTGGTTAGACAATACTGAAGCAACAATCCAAAATGATGTTTTGATTGTCACTGCAAGGGATGGCTTTTCAGCTGATTGGTTAAAGGTACGTTTTAAAGACCTCATTTCTGAAAAGGTGAAAGAAATAACGAATCAAGACTATACCATCGAGATAAAATGTGAGGGGAACACTTCATATTATGAGGAGACCTTCAAACACTTAATTGACTCTAGCTTGCGTGATACAAATGATGGAGAGAAAAAGAAAAGTAACGAGGAGCATATCAATCGACTTTACGAACTAATTGAAGAGCAACAATTAGACATCCGTTTGTTGAAAAGGTTAGTGTTGGAGCTTATGTCAAAATAG
- a CDS encoding recombinase family protein codes for MKKAIAYYRKSIKPKGDTTEEESIRYQRESIQSYAKAHNIEIIREYNDIGFTGRNVNRPELQIMLNDLKEEKVEIDELLMYSTNRFGRDLLNNINTMIEILEQVEVVNFVSENLRSDSEYFKTLFLILTASAQDEVERIKKRFASAREGKVIYKKEFLGSNLPLGYVKDKRTGKLVAAKSENTADLEIIEEYTFLQYIYIAYAMGMGQREIANNLNNKRTSTPRKKKWNNKSVAYILGNPIYTGVLTGTLESEFNYFVEDANVEPIVDPLMFDFIQYKLSMSKQGRKPRAKYHLPEFIVCENCVVPMVVDQESLICNKCGHVASVREVESEIKRLLIGFLRNNKLPKDELPDMKMLEQQLRFKKEKIEKAIYELKERQDLIESSYSDELAKKDMIDINTSQQNKLKIDHQYTYELLHFIEAHKGKLEMGNFEEYPLIMRVPFITFVNKQEVRFLFHKSLFK; via the coding sequence TTGAAAAAAGCTATTGCATATTATAGAAAATCCATTAAGCCAAAAGGGGACACGACTGAAGAAGAGAGTATAAGATACCAAAGGGAAAGTATTCAATCATATGCTAAGGCACATAATATAGAAATAATAAGGGAGTATAATGACATTGGTTTTACGGGGAGAAACGTAAATCGTCCTGAACTACAAATTATGCTCAATGATCTTAAAGAAGAAAAGGTTGAGATAGATGAGCTACTTATGTATTCGACTAATCGCTTTGGACGTGACTTACTAAACAATATAAACACAATGATAGAGATTCTAGAGCAAGTCGAAGTCGTAAATTTTGTGTCGGAAAATTTAAGAAGTGATAGTGAATATTTCAAAACTCTATTCCTAATTTTAACTGCATCAGCTCAAGATGAGGTTGAAAGAATAAAAAAACGGTTTGCGAGTGCTAGAGAAGGAAAAGTAATTTATAAAAAAGAATTTCTAGGGAGTAACTTACCCCTAGGTTATGTAAAAGATAAACGAACAGGAAAGTTAGTAGCGGCAAAATCAGAGAACACTGCTGATTTAGAAATAATAGAAGAGTACACTTTCTTACAATACATTTATATTGCTTATGCCATGGGAATGGGACAAAGAGAGATAGCTAACAACCTGAATAATAAAAGAACTTCCACGCCTAGAAAGAAGAAGTGGAATAACAAATCAGTAGCCTATATTCTAGGTAACCCCATATATACAGGAGTACTTACAGGAACACTTGAAAGTGAGTTTAATTATTTTGTTGAGGATGCAAATGTGGAACCGATAGTTGATCCCTTGATGTTTGATTTTATTCAATACAAACTCTCTATGTCTAAACAAGGTAGGAAACCGAGAGCAAAATACCATCTACCTGAGTTTATTGTATGCGAAAACTGTGTAGTTCCAATGGTTGTAGATCAAGAGTCTTTAATATGTAATAAATGTGGTCATGTGGCAAGCGTTAGAGAGGTAGAATCTGAAATTAAACGGCTCTTAATTGGTTTTCTTCGGAATAATAAATTACCTAAAGATGAGTTACCAGACATGAAGATGTTAGAACAACAACTACGTTTCAAGAAAGAAAAAATAGAAAAAGCAATATATGAGTTGAAAGAACGACAGGATTTGATAGAAAGCTCTTATAGCGATGAATTGGCAAAAAAGGATATGATTGATATTAACACGAGCCAACAAAATAAATTAAAGATTGACCATCAATACACATATGAATTGTTACATTTTATAGAGGCTCATAAAGGAAAACTAGAAATGGGTAACTTTGAAGAATATCCTTTAATTATGAGAGTACCGTTTATTACTTTCGTAAATAAACAAGAAGTTCGTTTCTTGTTCCATAAAAGTCTTTTTAAATGA
- a CDS encoding recombinase family protein, with the protein MGNGSKTAVGYVRTSGEVNPSHSIDNQIKRINEYCRDKGIILREVLVDEKKTGTKVEGRDAYKKLKNLIDNGLINLLIITFFDRVGREAFELVGILTTLKNKGIEVYSIEENLNISKMSPLQIAIIALQAEHENKNRAKLIHGSRERSKQEGKYTSKPPYGYRKDQNGFLVKEEAEAQVVQKIYSMFLEGKSLKDIYTWLNDNSIPAPDNKKWDVRKVRIRLLTKTYVGRWYASPKKSEKNTYEYRLISDKEHPSIISLETFEKVKEILETNIKKTPRKKHFHFLSKILICPLCGEKMQAKVPPTNAYYCDKKACDYKGIKKEVIEPQVLQLLKEQGEKEEEYYEFEEKRNTQSKDVDRLLKKKNRLEKKFALAEINQEQYETEVNHILTELTYTKEKEQKSMTHEKISYKKYIQPIENNDLEKVKEYMLRDKLTFTLSNNSKVKEVTETNI; encoded by the coding sequence TTGGGTAATGGTTCTAAAACTGCCGTAGGATATGTGCGTACTTCTGGTGAAGTCAATCCAAGTCATAGTATTGACAATCAAATAAAGCGGATTAATGAATATTGTCGCGATAAGGGGATAATATTACGTGAAGTCTTAGTAGATGAAAAAAAGACTGGTACCAAAGTTGAAGGCAGAGATGCATATAAAAAACTAAAGAATCTTATTGATAACGGTTTGATTAACCTTTTGATTATAACTTTTTTTGACAGAGTTGGGCGGGAAGCATTTGAACTAGTAGGTATCCTTACTACATTAAAGAATAAAGGTATTGAAGTATATAGTATTGAAGAGAATCTTAATATCTCCAAAATGTCTCCATTGCAAATTGCTATAATTGCTCTTCAAGCAGAACATGAAAACAAAAATAGAGCAAAGTTAATACATGGTTCTAGAGAACGGTCTAAACAAGAAGGCAAATATACATCCAAACCGCCATATGGTTATAGGAAAGATCAAAATGGTTTTTTGGTAAAGGAAGAAGCTGAGGCCCAGGTCGTTCAAAAGATTTATAGCATGTTCCTCGAAGGTAAATCACTGAAGGATATTTATACATGGTTAAACGATAACAGTATCCCAGCTCCAGATAATAAAAAATGGGATGTGCGAAAAGTAAGAATTAGATTACTAACAAAAACTTATGTAGGTAGATGGTATGCGAGCCCAAAGAAAAGTGAAAAAAACACATATGAATATCGACTAATTTCTGATAAAGAACACCCTTCAATTATTTCTTTAGAAACATTTGAAAAGGTAAAAGAGATTTTGGAGACTAATATAAAAAAGACCCCACGAAAGAAACATTTTCACTTTCTTAGTAAAATTCTTATTTGTCCATTGTGTGGTGAAAAAATGCAGGCAAAGGTACCACCAACGAATGCTTATTATTGTGATAAGAAAGCATGTGACTATAAGGGGATAAAAAAAGAGGTTATCGAACCTCAAGTACTTCAACTATTAAAAGAACAAGGTGAAAAGGAAGAGGAGTATTATGAATTCGAAGAAAAAAGGAATACACAATCCAAAGATGTAGACAGATTATTGAAGAAAAAAAATAGACTTGAAAAGAAGTTTGCGTTGGCCGAAATAAATCAAGAGCAATATGAAACTGAAGTAAATCACATATTAACTGAACTGACCTATACCAAAGAAAAAGAACAAAAATCCATGACCCATGAAAAAATAAGCTATAAAAAATATATACAACCAATAGAAAATAATGACCTGGAGAAGGTTAAAGAGTATATGCTACGGGATAAATTAACATTCACTTTATCGAATAATTCAAAAGTAAAAGAAGTAACAGAAACGAACATCTAA
- a CDS encoding tyrosine-type recombinase/integrase, protein MIIQETFDLNLYAQKFLRHLKRQHYSEETITGYQKDLRKFSEFLYHEYKGNILTEEIQKEDILDYLGYLESLDFKPNSVSRHLSTLKSFYKFLVYEMDFKVDVAARIKQPQIYTPLPAVLDVEEVHNLLQTAKVYSKYYYTLYSLLYYTGSRISPIRTLPKKHVDLKSKQLYLEKIKGGRDLYLPLNEVMYDILVDFLLDCRGDGSDYVFSSPRLKNQPISAYLIRTQLKKVAKYAGITKRVTPHILRHCTATHLTLQNVDQKFIASILGHTDLRSTARYQQLNVDNLRPTINKLT, encoded by the coding sequence ATGATTATTCAGGAAACGTTTGACTTGAACTTGTATGCCCAAAAGTTCCTTCGTCACCTAAAAAGACAACATTACTCTGAGGAAACCATTACAGGATATCAAAAGGACTTACGGAAGTTTAGTGAATTTCTTTATCACGAATACAAAGGCAATATCCTAACCGAAGAAATCCAGAAGGAAGATATTTTGGATTATTTAGGCTATCTAGAATCACTGGATTTCAAACCTAACTCCGTTTCAAGGCACCTTTCGACCTTGAAATCCTTTTACAAGTTTCTTGTGTATGAGATGGACTTCAAAGTAGATGTAGCTGCACGGATTAAGCAACCCCAAATCTATACGCCACTACCAGCTGTATTGGATGTAGAAGAAGTTCATAACCTTCTCCAAACAGCCAAGGTGTATTCGAAGTATTACTACACACTGTATAGCTTGCTGTATTATACAGGGAGTCGTATCTCACCTATAAGAACACTCCCCAAAAAACATGTGGACCTAAAAAGCAAGCAACTCTATTTAGAGAAGATCAAAGGCGGCCGTGACTTATACCTTCCCCTTAATGAGGTGATGTACGATATCCTGGTTGATTTCCTATTGGATTGTCGCGGAGATGGTTCGGACTATGTCTTTTCCTCCCCTCGACTAAAGAACCAACCGATTAGTGCTTACCTTATCCGTACGCAATTAAAGAAGGTAGCAAAATACGCAGGTATAACAAAACGAGTAACCCCCCACATTCTTAGGCATTGCACAGCGACCCATTTAACTTTACAGAATGTGGACCAAAAGTTTATTGCAAGCATTCTAGGCCATACGGATTTACGATCAACAGCAAGGTACCAGCAATTGAATGTCGATAACCTTCGGCCGACGATCAATAAGCTTACGTAA
- a CDS encoding helix-turn-helix domain-containing protein: MENKLIIQKKGENLLSSPLGNRIKSLRQKHNLSQTVLAEQLGISHAYVGFLEKGMRSGSDKTLQKLGEYFRVPYEELLELRDEKMEFEKEMKPPSGRNRESNTYPPHIEEFVSLLMKLEESTCKSVIEEFKKDLQEKLYQMLTPYDARELKQMVLDVKRYWLALVDSTNTSPRMEEKEGYISMNERELYFHLHLDESVLVISLLYQDQGHINLFENWIGESTIRYVSQKPLQHLSESQKVSTFLWFSPTSSTVDRFHYVRDNINNINNVQCNDHQLNWFIQQHLLDMQNEASAG, translated from the coding sequence ATGGAAAACAAGCTCATTATTCAAAAGAAAGGAGAGAATTTATTGAGTAGCCCTTTAGGTAATCGAATTAAGTCGTTGCGTCAAAAGCACAATTTAAGCCAAACCGTCTTGGCAGAACAACTGGGAATATCACATGCTTATGTTGGGTTCTTGGAAAAAGGAATGAGGAGTGGTTCTGATAAAACACTTCAAAAATTGGGGGAGTATTTCCGTGTACCCTACGAAGAATTATTGGAACTTCGAGATGAAAAGATGGAATTTGAAAAAGAGATGAAACCCCCTTCAGGTAGAAACAGGGAGAGCAACACGTACCCTCCGCATATTGAGGAATTTGTATCTCTTCTGATGAAGCTTGAAGAGTCAACTTGCAAAAGTGTTATTGAGGAATTTAAGAAGGATCTTCAGGAGAAGCTCTATCAAATGCTCACTCCTTATGACGCTAGGGAATTAAAGCAAATGGTTTTAGATGTTAAACGTTATTGGCTTGCTCTGGTGGATAGTACGAATACTTCCCCTCGTATGGAGGAGAAGGAAGGTTATATTTCCATGAATGAAAGGGAGCTTTACTTCCATCTTCATTTGGACGAATCGGTGTTAGTTATTTCCCTTCTGTATCAAGACCAGGGTCATATCAACCTGTTTGAAAACTGGATTGGTGAATCGACTATAAGATATGTCTCCCAGAAACCCCTTCAACATCTATCCGAATCACAGAAAGTTTCAACATTTTTATGGTTTAGTCCCACATCTTCTACTGTGGATCGCTTTCATTATGTAAGGGATAACATCAATAATATCAACAATGTTCAATGTAACGATCATCAGTTGAATTGGTTTATTCAACAACATTTATTGGACATGCAAAATGAAGCCTCGGCTGGATAA
- a CDS encoding MerR family DNA-binding transcriptional regulator: protein MEYYKIGEVAALFGVNPQTVRHWINGGKLECIRTPRGHRRFEKDYIDAILNGTNEAVKGTRYAILYLRTPTSTTEKEYEELERQLTTLSSWASKNGYSVQHVMKDKSSTLDGDRKGLKELEDVLNNVKEAFVIIENINIVTYFGYDYFEKWVELTGNHVVLMDSTRAPSCEVLHDLTEWLEMKT from the coding sequence ATGGAGTATTATAAGATTGGTGAAGTAGCAGCGTTGTTTGGTGTGAATCCGCAAACCGTAAGGCATTGGATTAATGGCGGGAAACTTGAATGTATAAGGACTCCAAGGGGGCATCGTCGCTTTGAGAAAGACTATATCGATGCTATCTTAAATGGCACAAATGAGGCAGTAAAAGGAACACGATATGCAATCCTTTATCTAAGGACACCTACCTCTACAACGGAAAAGGAATACGAGGAATTGGAACGTCAGCTTACAACACTTTCTTCATGGGCCTCCAAGAATGGGTATAGCGTACAGCATGTCATGAAGGACAAGAGTTCAACTCTTGATGGAGATAGAAAGGGCCTGAAGGAACTTGAAGATGTTCTTAACAACGTTAAAGAAGCATTTGTCATCATAGAAAATATCAATATAGTTACGTACTTTGGGTATGATTACTTTGAAAAATGGGTGGAACTTACAGGGAATCATGTTGTTTTAATGGATTCAACAAGAGCACCAAGTTGTGAGGTTCTACATGATTTAACTGAATGGCTTGAAATGAAGACTTGA